One Vicinamibacterales bacterium genomic window, AAATGTCTTGCGGAAGGCGTCAATGGCCTTGGCCATCACCGTCGAATGGCCGTGGGCGATGTCGATCACGATCACGTCCACCTGGGCCTTGACCAGTTCGGCGGCGCGTTCCAGGTAGTCGCCGGTGGCGCCGATGGCGGCGCCCACGCGCAACCGTCCCTGGGCGTCGCGCGTGGCAAAGGGGAGTCGTTCCTGGCGGTAGATGTCCTTGGCGGTGATCAAGCCGATCAGGGTGCCCTGAGCGTCCACCAGCGGCAGCTTCTTGACCTTGCGCTCCACCATGATCCGCTCGGCGGCGGCCAGCGTCAGCTCGCCCCGGCCCACCACCAGTGCGCCGACCGGCGTCATGCGCGAGCTGACGTCACCCTGTTTCGTGTCGACGAACCGGACGTCGCGCTCGGTCAGCAGCCCCTGGAGCCGGCGTTGCTCGTCCACGACCACCAGCGTGCCGGCGCGGGCGCGCTTCATCAGGGCCACCGCCGTGGCCAGCGCCGTGGCGGGCGTGACGGCGTAGGGGTCGCGGATGATGATGTGCTGCATCCGCTTGACCTTCTCCACCTCGCGCACCTGCGGCTCGATGTCGCCGTTGCGGAACCCGCGGTCGATGATGCCGAGGCCGCCCTCTTCCGCCTGCACGATGGCCATCGGCGCCCGCGTGACGGTATCCATGTTGGCCGAGACCAGCGGCCGCTTGAGGGTGATGTGGGTGGAGAACCGGCACGACAGGTCGATCGCCGACGGGTCACGGCGCTCGACCACGCTGTACTGCGGCCGCAAGAGGAAGTCGTCGAACGTGGCGCCGCGCACCAGGTCGGCGAGCGCGTCGAAGCCTGAAGCCATGCCGCTACTTTACCTGTCCCGTCGTAGCTTTAGCGATGCGGACCTGTCCCGCCGTAGCTTTAGCGAGTGCGGACCTGTCCCGCCGTAGCTTTGGCGATGCGGACCTGTCCCGCCGTAGCTTTAGCGATGCGGACCTGTCCCGCCGTAGCTTTAGCGAAGGCGGACTGCTATCCTCACAGCAGCTCATGCAATTGGATTTGCCCTTTCGGGTGGCTCCTACGGTGTTTGTCCGGCACCAGTGGGCCCGGCGTTACATCCTCCGCGTGCTCGACGATGGGACGTTGCGGGTGACGTTGCCGCGCTGGGGATCGAAGCGGGAAGCACTGGCGTTTGTCGAGACGAGCCAGGGCTGGATCGAACAGCAGCGGCTGTCGCGCATGGCGCGCCCGGCGGTGGTGCATCCCGACGAGCCGGGGTTGCGCCAGCGCGCGCGGCGGGAACTGCCGCCCGCGCTCCAGGCGCTCGCCGGCGTGCACGGGATCGCGGTGACGCGCATCTCGGTGCGCAACCAGCGGTCGCGATGGGGCGCCTGTTCCGCGACCGGCGCGATTACGCTCAACTGGCGGCTGATCCTCGTGCCGGATTTCGTCAGGGAATACGTGATGCTGCACGAGTTGATGCATCGGCGGGAGTTGAACCACTCCGATCGGTTCTGGCGGCACGTCCGCGCGGTGTGCCCACAGCACGAGGAAGCGCGGCGGTGGCTCCTGACCGATGGGCAGCGGCTGTTCACCGGCGCCGCGGCCAGCGGCGAGTGTTAGGAGACGTGATGAAGCGGATACTCGTGTTCGCGATGTGTGTGGCGGGAATGGTTGCGGCCGGCGCGCCCCGGGCCGAGGCCCAACTGAGCATGGGCCCGTTCCGGGGGTATCTCACCGGGCAGGCCGGCCTGGCCACCGGCGGCGATCTCTCGAATCCAATCTTCACGCCGGGCGTCGCGGTCTCGGTGCAGGAAGACAACGGCTGGGGCGCCGAGTTCGACTTCGGCTACTCGTCGGAGGCCGAATCCGGCCGCCAGTTACTCGACATTGCCACCTACATGTTCAACGGCAACTGGATTCAGCCGCGCGGCAGCCTGCGCCCGTTCGTGTCGGCGGGGGCCGGCATCATGCAGATGGATGGCTGTGACGCGCCGTGCGGACGTCCGGCCAAGACCTACGACCTTGGCGTCAATGCCGGCGCCGGCGCCTTGTTCGCCATGACCGACGCCGTCGGCCTGCGCGGAGACGTCAGGTATTTCCGGACGCTGGCCGATCATCCGGACCTTCGCCGCGCGAACGACCTCGGCTTCTGGCGCGTCTCGCTCGGCGTCACGTTGCTATGGGCCATCGTTCCTTAGCCCTGGTGCTCGTCCTGGCGCTCTTCGTCGCCGTGCTGCGTGGCGACGTGCAGGCGGAGACGTGGGAGGTCGTCGTCCTTGGCATCGCCCAGGACGGTGGCATCCCGCAGTTGGGATGCCAGCGGCCGATTTGCCAGGACATCCGGGCGGGGAAGCGGCAACCGGAGAAAGTGTCGAGCCTGGGCCTGATCAATCGGCGCACCGGCGCGGCCTACGTCTTTGACGCCACGCCCGATTTTCCCGCACAGGTGCAGCGCCTTACCGGCGGCAAGACGCCGGCCGGCATCTTCCTCACGCACGCGCACATCGGGCACTACACCGGGTTGATGTTCCTCGGACGCGAGTCAATCAACGCCGCGTCGGTGCCCGTGTATGCCACCGATCGCATGAGCGCGTTTCTCCGGGGGAATGGTCCGTGGAGCCAGTTGGTCTCGATTCCGAACATCGCGCTGCGGACGCTGGTCTACGAACAACCAGTCACGCTTGACGGCGGCGTGGCGGTGACGGCGTTTCGCGTCCCGCATCGCGATGAGTTCTCCGACACGGTGGGCTTTCGCATCGCCGGCCCGAATCGCTCGGCTCTCTTCATCCCGGACATCGATCGCTGGGAGAAGTGGGATCGCAACATCCGCGAGCTGGCCAACACGGTTGACTACGCGTTCCTCGACGGCACGTTCGCGTCGGCCACCGAGATCAACCGCCCGATCGAGGAGATCCCGCATCCGCTGATGAGCCGTACGCGCGAACTGCTCAAGGGCGTGAAGGCGAAGCTGTGGTTCATCCACATCAACAACAGCAACGCCGAGATCGATCATGCCGACGTCGTCAAGGAAGGCATGAGCTTCCCGCTCTAGCGCTCGCGAAGCACGGTCGAGCTGTCCTGTCTGCGGCACAACCCACGCCACCTTCCGCGGCCATCGCGCGAGAAGCGTCCTCTGTTCTAGTCGCTTTTCCGGCGTTTTCGCTGGCACATGCCTTGTAGTGCATGGTGACCAGGGGAGACAAAATCATGTTGAAAACGATCCTGGGATCGGCGATCGGCGGCCTCATGGCAGGTGCGGTCGCGCTCGGCGTGTCGGCATTCGCGCACTCGGCTCCGGCGCCCGTGATGGGCGTGGACCCGAACAACCCGTACGCGATGACGGTGGCCTACACCGGCGTGCCCGGCCAGGGTGCGGCGGTGGTGATGGCTCGACCGGCGTACTACGCGCCGCAGCCGACGTACGCGCCCGACATCGTCTCCATGCCGGTGCCGCGCGCGCGCACGGTGGCACGGCCCGCGGCGGCGCGTGAGCGCGTGGTCTACCGCGACGAGGATCGGCGCGAAGGCCGGTCGTGGGGCAAGACCGCGATGATCATCGGCGGCAGCGCCGGCGGCGGCGCCGGCATCGGCGGCCTCATCGGCGGCAAGAAGGGCGCCCTGATCGGGGCCGCCATCGGCGGCGGCGCGGCGACGATCTACGAGTCGGTCAAGCGATAACGCGGCCCGATTCGAACCAGGTGGCGCCGGGGCGGATGTCCTCTGCGTCATCTGGTGTCCGTTCCGGTCGCC contains:
- a CDS encoding IMP dehydrogenase; amino-acid sequence: MASGFDALADLVRGATFDDFLLRPQYSVVERRDPSAIDLSCRFSTHITLKRPLVSANMDTVTRAPMAIVQAEEGGLGIIDRGFRNGDIEPQVREVEKVKRMQHIIIRDPYAVTPATALATAVALMKRARAGTLVVVDEQRRLQGLLTERDVRFVDTKQGDVSSRMTPVGALVVGRGELTLAAAERIMVERKVKKLPLVDAQGTLIGLITAKDIYRQERLPFATRDAQGRLRVGAAIGATGDYLERAAELVKAQVDVIVIDIAHGHSTVMAKAIDAFRKTFPDVELVAGNVATADGVRFLAGRGVNAIKVGIGPGGGCTTRLTTSFGVPQLQALVECRLGAGDNGVPLIADGGIKRHGAILEALLFGGDTVMLGSMFAGTEETPGDMVQKAVVLPDQQRSVKVPFKVLRGMASIQAIRDRLDVEDDEVVDLEALGAEGTEVSVPARGSVRPIVQDILKHLCSSISYGGARSLDELRTMFRAEPMRYLVKLTASSKRESYER
- a CDS encoding SprT family zinc-dependent metalloprotease yields the protein MAPTVFVRHQWARRYILRVLDDGTLRVTLPRWGSKREALAFVETSQGWIEQQRLSRMARPAVVHPDEPGLRQRARRELPPALQALAGVHGIAVTRISVRNQRSRWGACSATGAITLNWRLILVPDFVREYVMLHELMHRRELNHSDRFWRHVRAVCPQHEEARRWLLTDGQRLFTGAAASGEC
- a CDS encoding outer membrane beta-barrel protein → MKRILVFAMCVAGMVAAGAPRAEAQLSMGPFRGYLTGQAGLATGGDLSNPIFTPGVAVSVQEDNGWGAEFDFGYSSEAESGRQLLDIATYMFNGNWIQPRGSLRPFVSAGAGIMQMDGCDAPCGRPAKTYDLGVNAGAGALFAMTDAVGLRGDVRYFRTLADHPDLRRANDLGFWRVSLGVTLLWAIVP
- a CDS encoding MBL fold metallo-hydrolase gives rise to the protein MGHRSLALVLVLALFVAVLRGDVQAETWEVVVLGIAQDGGIPQLGCQRPICQDIRAGKRQPEKVSSLGLINRRTGAAYVFDATPDFPAQVQRLTGGKTPAGIFLTHAHIGHYTGLMFLGRESINAASVPVYATDRMSAFLRGNGPWSQLVSIPNIALRTLVYEQPVTLDGGVAVTAFRVPHRDEFSDTVGFRIAGPNRSALFIPDIDRWEKWDRNIRELANTVDYAFLDGTFASATEINRPIEEIPHPLMSRTRELLKGVKAKLWFIHINNSNAEIDHADVVKEGMSFPL